A single window of Fundulus heteroclitus isolate FHET01 unplaced genomic scaffold, MU-UCD_Fhet_4.1 scaffold_41, whole genome shotgun sequence DNA harbors:
- the LOC118560217 gene encoding uncharacterized protein LOC118560217 produces the protein MKETAVRMLLVLFFFFYRLGVVTGHGPHAINITAEPGQNVTLSCPVADYQSVTGVEWSKKDLHGDVLLFHNGKIDLSNQNPSFKNRVYQQMKDGNISLILTVKPGDNGTYECRLERQSFEHKPNCTFQLDVASPGENDGRKEDGGKEDGRKEEGGKEDGRKEDGGEKNGEEKNGESIEVLVQKPPQQLDGPPNRKLWFLSLQRFHQHSWCLQS, from the exons ATGAAAGAAACGGCTGTCAGAATGTTGTTGGtgctgttcttcttcttctaccgCCTCGGTGTCGTCACAGGCCACGGTCCAC ATGCGATCAACATCACAGCAGAACCTGGACAGAACGTAACGCTGTCCTGTCCAGTTGCTGACTACCAATCAGTGACTGGTGTGGAGTGGAGCAAAAAGGACCTGCATGGAGACGTCCTCCTTTTTCACAATGGGAAAATCGATCTGTCCAACCAGAACCCGTCCTTTAAGAACCGGGTTTATCAGCAGATGAAGGATGGAAACATTTCTTTGATCCTGACGGTGAAACCTGGGGACAACGGGACGTACGAGTGTCGCCTTGAGAGACAGAGTTTTGAACATAAACCCAACTGCACCTTCCAACTGGATGTTGCTTCTCCAG GTGAAAACGACGGACGGAAGGAGGACGGAGGAAAGGAGGATGGACggaaggaggagggagggaaggaggatGGACGGAAGGAGGATGGAGGGGAGAAGAATGGAGAGGAGAAGAATGGAGAGA GTattgaggttctggtccagaagcCTCCCCAGCAGCTGGATGGACCCCCCAACAGGAAGCTGTGGTTTCTGAGCTTGCAGAGGTTCCACCAACACTCCTGGTGTCTGCAGAGCTGA
- the LOC105923028 gene encoding alpha-tectorin isoform X1: MLRPLLYLSALITFAGAQRFTASSEFDISSCPITFYGRTHQRAYVNFTRQNLVVCFSGFYGSRTDGDCIFGPLPDSGSAEFEQYQRIPVLETIVKYSVPSIDTRMDCYFSFSFQHNRGYSTLALIKFGPRSVLYVYTPAEGTVVVDVQVDGTTADKVTVTNTPTSRQTRGYLDTSGCRHAGAVYKPATEVSSPETCFRLTCDKDVVLTTSSCGPLERCLGNGSCIPAALYDAIFNPKLDEVCTVTGPALVDFRGGVTSVRDRCSYSLLSLPSVPDFQVVASFQERRRKDVSFLDGVTLRLGGPDVRVHLKQGGRVLVNDATLTLNSPDPLVHPAGVELSKDLTGVTAKVSLSNFTVSVFFDGYTAQIHLQGPVGSALHGLCDNASRSLADLRLPESSSTSCETQFTDTDDPTISCTKMTEHCNLLKEAPFSACDINPEPYITACTKTLCSYPDQDGLKCQFLEAYARTCRLKRNATLAGWRTKTECSHPEAFCQDRTCSDHEFCGEKTVGGDTRCFCRAIFASKYRDSNTLGDPMVCNQTSASLTLANCLLEDEGVDYAALHLKDLTCRGRMDEETHMVTFSFNGTNRCGTEVMNNNNQIIYQNTISNHGGSSSVITRRDQVFIDFSCVYSQEAIKAFKIRSRCVADCGTNDDGSSVIKVITSGVWNYTLTMKAYTDAARTQPVESDTQVGLDQTIWVELKTDGLDGDLLSIVTESCWATNQESDNSSLRYDLIKNGCANPVDPTVRVEGNGEGTSNRFSFNMFQFSGRSGNIYMHCKLQLCVKEGNSCIPQKCNGARRRRSIRSRTGSPALISMVWTD, from the exons ATGCTCCGCCCCCTGCTGTACCTGTCTGCTCTCATCACCTTCGCAG GTGCTCAGAGGTTCACGGCCTCCTCAGAGTTCGACATCAGCTCCTGTCCCATCACCTTTTACGGACGGACACACCAGCGCGCCTAC GTGAACTTCACCAGGCAGAACCTGGTGGTCTGCTTCAGCGGTTTTTACGGCTCTAGAACCGACGGCGACTGCATTTTCGGACCTCTTCCCGACTCCGGGAGCGCAGAATTCGAGCAGTATCAGCGGATTCCGGTTCTGGAAACCATCGTGAAGTACAGCGTTCCGAGCATCGATACCAGGATGGACTGCtacttttctttctccttccaGCACAACAGAGGCTAC TCCACCCTGGCTCTGATAAAGTTCGGACCGCGGTCGGTTCTGTACGTCTACACTCCTGCCGAGGGCACGGTG GTGGTCGACGTCCAGGTGGACGGAACCACAGCGGACAAGGTGACGGTCACCAACACTCCTACCAGCAGACAGACGCGTGGCTACCTGGACACCAGCGGCTGCAGACACGCAG GTGCCGTGTATAAACCCGCCACAGAGGTGAGCTCACCTGAAACCTGCTTCCGTCTCACCTGTGATAAAGACGTGGTCCTCACAACCTCTTCCTGTGGTCCTCTGGAGCGTTGCCTTGGAAACGGCAG CTGCATCCCCGCCGCCCTGTATGACGCCATATTCAACCCTAAACTGGACGAGGTGTGCACCGTGACGGGCCCCGCCCTCGTCGACTTCCGCGGCGGCGTCACCTCTGTGAGGGATCGCTGCAGCTACTCCCTGCTGTCCCTGCCGTCAGTCCCAGACTTCCAGGTGGTGGCCAGCTTCCAGGAGCGGCGGCGTAAAGACGTGAGCTTCCTGGACGGCGTGACGCTGCGGCTGGGTGGGCCGGACGTTCGCGTCCACCTGAAACAAGGCGGCAGAGTTCTG GTAAACGACGCCACCCTGACCCTCAACAGCCCGGATCCGCTGGTTCACCCCGCTGGGGTGGAGCTCTCCAAGGACCTCACCGGAGTCACTGCCAAGGTCTCACTCTCCAACTTCACCGTCTCGGTCTTCTTTGACGGCTACACGGCGCAGATCCACCTGCAAG GACCCGTTGGATCGGCCCTCCATGGCCTGTGTGACAACGCCAGCAGGTCCCTGGCAGACCTGAGGCTGCCTGAGTCCAGCTCCACCAG CTGTGAGACGCAGTTCACTGACACCGATGACCCAACGATCAGCTGCACCAAGATGACTGAGCA CTGTAACCTCCTGAAGGAGGCGCCCTTCTCTGCCTGTGACATTAACCCAGAGCCCTACATAACCGCCTGCACCAAGACGCTGTGCAGCTATCCCGACCAGGATGGCCTCAAGTGTCAGTTCCTGGAGGCCTACGCCAGAACCTGCCGGCTGAAGCGTAACGCCACGCTGGCCGGCTGGAGGACCAAGACCGAGTGCT CGCACCCTGAAGCCTTCTGTCAGGACAGGACCTGCAGCGATCATGAGTTCTGTGGAGAGAAGACCGTCGGTGGAGACACTCGCTGCTTCTGTCGAGCCATTTTTGCCTCCAAATACAGAGACAGCAACACTTTGG GTGACCCAATGGTCTGCAACCAGACCTCTGCTTCCCTGACTCTGGCCAACTGTCTCCTGGAGGATGAAGGCGTTGACTACGCTGCCTTGCACCTCAAAGACCTGACCTGCAGGGGGCGCATGGACGAGGAGACCCACATGGTGACTTTCAGCTTCAACGGCACCAACCGCTGTGGGACGGAGGTCATG aacaacaacaaccagaTCATCTACCAGAACACCATCAGTAACCACGGTGGCTCCTCCAGCGTCATCACTCGCAGAGACCAGGTCTTCATCGACTTCTCCTGTGTCTACTCGCAGGAGGCCATCAAGGCGTTCAAAATCAGGAGCAGGTGTGTGGCGGACTGTGGGACCAATGACGATGGCAG CTCTGTGATCAAGGTCATCACCTCTGGAGTTTGGAACTACACCCTGACCATGAAGGCCTACACCGACGCAGCCCGCACCCAGCCGGTGGAGTCCGACACCCAAGTCGGGCTCGACCAGACGATCTGGGTGGAGCTGAAGACCGACGGGCTGGACGGAGACCTGCTGTCCATAGTGACCGAATCTTGCTGGGCAACCAATCAGGAATCAGACAACAGCAGCCTGAGATACGACCTGATTAAGAACGG CTGTGCCAATCCTGTCGACCCAACGGTGAGGGTGGAAGGAAACGGAGAGGGAACCTCCAACCGCTTCTCCTTCAACATGTTCCAGTTCTCTGGGAGGTCCGGGAACATCTACATGCACTGCAAACTGCAGCTGTGCGTCAAGGAGGGCAACAGCTGCATCCCG CAGAAATGTAACGGGGCTCGGAGACGCAGATCCATCAGGTCCAGAACTGGATCCCCAGCACTCATCAGCATGGTTTGGACCGACTAG
- the LOC105923028 gene encoding alpha-tectorin isoform X2 gives MLRPLLYLSALITFAGAQRFTASSEFDISSCPITFYGRTHQRAYVNFTRQNLVVCFSGFYGSRTDGDCIFGPLPDSGSAEFEQYQRIPVLETIVKYSVPSIDTRMDCYFSFSFQHNRGYSTLALIKFGPRSVLYVYTPAEGTVVVDVQVDGTTADKVTVTNTPTSRQTRGYLDTSGCRHAGAVYKPATEVSSPETCFRLTCDKDVVLTTSSCGPLERCLGNGSCIPAALYDAIFNPKLDEVCTVTGPALVDFRGGVTSVRDRCSYSLLSLPSVPDFQVVASFQERRRKDVSFLDGVTLRLGGPDVRVHLKQGGRVLVNDATLTLNSPDPLVHPAGVELSKDLTGVTAKVSLSNFTVSVFFDGYTAQIHLQGPVGSALHGLCDNASRSLADLRLPESSSTSCETQFTDTDDPTISCTKMTEHCNLLKEAPFSACDINPEPYITACTKTLCSYPDQDGLKCQFLEAYARTCRLKRNATLAGWRTKTECSHPEAFCQDRTCSDHEFCGEKTVGGDTRCFCRAIFASKYRDSNTLGDPMVCNQTSASLTLANCLLEDEGVDYAALHLKDLTCRGRMDEETHMVTFSFNGTNRCGTEVMNNNNQIIYQNTISNHGGSSSVITRRDQVFIDFSCVYSQEAIKAFKIRSRCVADCGTNDDGSSVIKVITSGVWNYTLTMKAYTDAARTQPVESDTQVGLDQTIWVELKTDGLDGDLLSIVTESCWATNQESDNSSLRYDLIKNGCANPVDPTVRVEGNGEGTSNRFSFNMFQFSGRSGNIYMHCKLQLCVKEGNSCIPKCNGARRRRSIRSRTGSPALISMVWTD, from the exons ATGCTCCGCCCCCTGCTGTACCTGTCTGCTCTCATCACCTTCGCAG GTGCTCAGAGGTTCACGGCCTCCTCAGAGTTCGACATCAGCTCCTGTCCCATCACCTTTTACGGACGGACACACCAGCGCGCCTAC GTGAACTTCACCAGGCAGAACCTGGTGGTCTGCTTCAGCGGTTTTTACGGCTCTAGAACCGACGGCGACTGCATTTTCGGACCTCTTCCCGACTCCGGGAGCGCAGAATTCGAGCAGTATCAGCGGATTCCGGTTCTGGAAACCATCGTGAAGTACAGCGTTCCGAGCATCGATACCAGGATGGACTGCtacttttctttctccttccaGCACAACAGAGGCTAC TCCACCCTGGCTCTGATAAAGTTCGGACCGCGGTCGGTTCTGTACGTCTACACTCCTGCCGAGGGCACGGTG GTGGTCGACGTCCAGGTGGACGGAACCACAGCGGACAAGGTGACGGTCACCAACACTCCTACCAGCAGACAGACGCGTGGCTACCTGGACACCAGCGGCTGCAGACACGCAG GTGCCGTGTATAAACCCGCCACAGAGGTGAGCTCACCTGAAACCTGCTTCCGTCTCACCTGTGATAAAGACGTGGTCCTCACAACCTCTTCCTGTGGTCCTCTGGAGCGTTGCCTTGGAAACGGCAG CTGCATCCCCGCCGCCCTGTATGACGCCATATTCAACCCTAAACTGGACGAGGTGTGCACCGTGACGGGCCCCGCCCTCGTCGACTTCCGCGGCGGCGTCACCTCTGTGAGGGATCGCTGCAGCTACTCCCTGCTGTCCCTGCCGTCAGTCCCAGACTTCCAGGTGGTGGCCAGCTTCCAGGAGCGGCGGCGTAAAGACGTGAGCTTCCTGGACGGCGTGACGCTGCGGCTGGGTGGGCCGGACGTTCGCGTCCACCTGAAACAAGGCGGCAGAGTTCTG GTAAACGACGCCACCCTGACCCTCAACAGCCCGGATCCGCTGGTTCACCCCGCTGGGGTGGAGCTCTCCAAGGACCTCACCGGAGTCACTGCCAAGGTCTCACTCTCCAACTTCACCGTCTCGGTCTTCTTTGACGGCTACACGGCGCAGATCCACCTGCAAG GACCCGTTGGATCGGCCCTCCATGGCCTGTGTGACAACGCCAGCAGGTCCCTGGCAGACCTGAGGCTGCCTGAGTCCAGCTCCACCAG CTGTGAGACGCAGTTCACTGACACCGATGACCCAACGATCAGCTGCACCAAGATGACTGAGCA CTGTAACCTCCTGAAGGAGGCGCCCTTCTCTGCCTGTGACATTAACCCAGAGCCCTACATAACCGCCTGCACCAAGACGCTGTGCAGCTATCCCGACCAGGATGGCCTCAAGTGTCAGTTCCTGGAGGCCTACGCCAGAACCTGCCGGCTGAAGCGTAACGCCACGCTGGCCGGCTGGAGGACCAAGACCGAGTGCT CGCACCCTGAAGCCTTCTGTCAGGACAGGACCTGCAGCGATCATGAGTTCTGTGGAGAGAAGACCGTCGGTGGAGACACTCGCTGCTTCTGTCGAGCCATTTTTGCCTCCAAATACAGAGACAGCAACACTTTGG GTGACCCAATGGTCTGCAACCAGACCTCTGCTTCCCTGACTCTGGCCAACTGTCTCCTGGAGGATGAAGGCGTTGACTACGCTGCCTTGCACCTCAAAGACCTGACCTGCAGGGGGCGCATGGACGAGGAGACCCACATGGTGACTTTCAGCTTCAACGGCACCAACCGCTGTGGGACGGAGGTCATG aacaacaacaaccagaTCATCTACCAGAACACCATCAGTAACCACGGTGGCTCCTCCAGCGTCATCACTCGCAGAGACCAGGTCTTCATCGACTTCTCCTGTGTCTACTCGCAGGAGGCCATCAAGGCGTTCAAAATCAGGAGCAGGTGTGTGGCGGACTGTGGGACCAATGACGATGGCAG CTCTGTGATCAAGGTCATCACCTCTGGAGTTTGGAACTACACCCTGACCATGAAGGCCTACACCGACGCAGCCCGCACCCAGCCGGTGGAGTCCGACACCCAAGTCGGGCTCGACCAGACGATCTGGGTGGAGCTGAAGACCGACGGGCTGGACGGAGACCTGCTGTCCATAGTGACCGAATCTTGCTGGGCAACCAATCAGGAATCAGACAACAGCAGCCTGAGATACGACCTGATTAAGAACGG CTGTGCCAATCCTGTCGACCCAACGGTGAGGGTGGAAGGAAACGGAGAGGGAACCTCCAACCGCTTCTCCTTCAACATGTTCCAGTTCTCTGGGAGGTCCGGGAACATCTACATGCACTGCAAACTGCAGCTGTGCGTCAAGGAGGGCAACAGCTGCATCCCG AAATGTAACGGGGCTCGGAGACGCAGATCCATCAGGTCCAGAACTGGATCCCCAGCACTCATCAGCATGGTTTGGACCGACTAG
- the LOC105923028 gene encoding alpha-tectorin isoform X3, which produces MLRPLLYLSALITFAGAQRFTASSEFDISSCPITFYGRTHQRAYVNFTRQNLVVCFSGFYGSRTDGDCIFGPLPDSGSAEFEQYQRIPVLETIVKYSVPSIDTRMDCYFSFSFQHNRGYSTLALIKFGPRSVLYVYTPAEGTVVVDVQVDGTTADKVTVTNTPTSRQTRGYLDTSGCRHAGAVYKPATEVSSPETCFRLTCDKDVVLTTSSCGPLERCLGNGSCIPAALYDAIFNPKLDEVCTVTGPALVDFRGGVTSVRDRCSYSLLSLPSVPDFQVVASFQERRRKDVSFLDGVTLRLGGPDVRVHLKQGGRVLVNDATLTLNSPDPLVHPAGVELSKDLTGVTAKVSLSNFTVSVFFDGYTAQIHLQGPVGSALHGLCDNASRSLADLRLPESSSTSCETQFTDTDDPTISCTKMTEHCNLLKEAPFSACDINPEPYITACTKTLCSYPDQDGLKCQFLEAYARTCRLKRNATLAGWRTKTECSHPEAFCQDRTCSDHEFCGEKTVGGDTRCFCRAIFASKYRDSNTLGDPMVCNQTSASLTLANCLLEDEGVDYAALHLKDLTCRGRMDEETHMVTFSFNGTNRCGTEVMNNNNQIIYQNTISNHGGSSSVITRRDQVFIDFSCVYSQEAIKAFKIRSSSVIKVITSGVWNYTLTMKAYTDAARTQPVESDTQVGLDQTIWVELKTDGLDGDLLSIVTESCWATNQESDNSSLRYDLIKNGCANPVDPTVRVEGNGEGTSNRFSFNMFQFSGRSGNIYMHCKLQLCVKEGNSCIPQKCNGARRRRSIRSRTGSPALISMVWTD; this is translated from the exons ATGCTCCGCCCCCTGCTGTACCTGTCTGCTCTCATCACCTTCGCAG GTGCTCAGAGGTTCACGGCCTCCTCAGAGTTCGACATCAGCTCCTGTCCCATCACCTTTTACGGACGGACACACCAGCGCGCCTAC GTGAACTTCACCAGGCAGAACCTGGTGGTCTGCTTCAGCGGTTTTTACGGCTCTAGAACCGACGGCGACTGCATTTTCGGACCTCTTCCCGACTCCGGGAGCGCAGAATTCGAGCAGTATCAGCGGATTCCGGTTCTGGAAACCATCGTGAAGTACAGCGTTCCGAGCATCGATACCAGGATGGACTGCtacttttctttctccttccaGCACAACAGAGGCTAC TCCACCCTGGCTCTGATAAAGTTCGGACCGCGGTCGGTTCTGTACGTCTACACTCCTGCCGAGGGCACGGTG GTGGTCGACGTCCAGGTGGACGGAACCACAGCGGACAAGGTGACGGTCACCAACACTCCTACCAGCAGACAGACGCGTGGCTACCTGGACACCAGCGGCTGCAGACACGCAG GTGCCGTGTATAAACCCGCCACAGAGGTGAGCTCACCTGAAACCTGCTTCCGTCTCACCTGTGATAAAGACGTGGTCCTCACAACCTCTTCCTGTGGTCCTCTGGAGCGTTGCCTTGGAAACGGCAG CTGCATCCCCGCCGCCCTGTATGACGCCATATTCAACCCTAAACTGGACGAGGTGTGCACCGTGACGGGCCCCGCCCTCGTCGACTTCCGCGGCGGCGTCACCTCTGTGAGGGATCGCTGCAGCTACTCCCTGCTGTCCCTGCCGTCAGTCCCAGACTTCCAGGTGGTGGCCAGCTTCCAGGAGCGGCGGCGTAAAGACGTGAGCTTCCTGGACGGCGTGACGCTGCGGCTGGGTGGGCCGGACGTTCGCGTCCACCTGAAACAAGGCGGCAGAGTTCTG GTAAACGACGCCACCCTGACCCTCAACAGCCCGGATCCGCTGGTTCACCCCGCTGGGGTGGAGCTCTCCAAGGACCTCACCGGAGTCACTGCCAAGGTCTCACTCTCCAACTTCACCGTCTCGGTCTTCTTTGACGGCTACACGGCGCAGATCCACCTGCAAG GACCCGTTGGATCGGCCCTCCATGGCCTGTGTGACAACGCCAGCAGGTCCCTGGCAGACCTGAGGCTGCCTGAGTCCAGCTCCACCAG CTGTGAGACGCAGTTCACTGACACCGATGACCCAACGATCAGCTGCACCAAGATGACTGAGCA CTGTAACCTCCTGAAGGAGGCGCCCTTCTCTGCCTGTGACATTAACCCAGAGCCCTACATAACCGCCTGCACCAAGACGCTGTGCAGCTATCCCGACCAGGATGGCCTCAAGTGTCAGTTCCTGGAGGCCTACGCCAGAACCTGCCGGCTGAAGCGTAACGCCACGCTGGCCGGCTGGAGGACCAAGACCGAGTGCT CGCACCCTGAAGCCTTCTGTCAGGACAGGACCTGCAGCGATCATGAGTTCTGTGGAGAGAAGACCGTCGGTGGAGACACTCGCTGCTTCTGTCGAGCCATTTTTGCCTCCAAATACAGAGACAGCAACACTTTGG GTGACCCAATGGTCTGCAACCAGACCTCTGCTTCCCTGACTCTGGCCAACTGTCTCCTGGAGGATGAAGGCGTTGACTACGCTGCCTTGCACCTCAAAGACCTGACCTGCAGGGGGCGCATGGACGAGGAGACCCACATGGTGACTTTCAGCTTCAACGGCACCAACCGCTGTGGGACGGAGGTCATG aacaacaacaaccagaTCATCTACCAGAACACCATCAGTAACCACGGTGGCTCCTCCAGCGTCATCACTCGCAGAGACCAGGTCTTCATCGACTTCTCCTGTGTCTACTCGCAGGAGGCCATCAAGGCGTTCAAAATCAGGAGCAG CTCTGTGATCAAGGTCATCACCTCTGGAGTTTGGAACTACACCCTGACCATGAAGGCCTACACCGACGCAGCCCGCACCCAGCCGGTGGAGTCCGACACCCAAGTCGGGCTCGACCAGACGATCTGGGTGGAGCTGAAGACCGACGGGCTGGACGGAGACCTGCTGTCCATAGTGACCGAATCTTGCTGGGCAACCAATCAGGAATCAGACAACAGCAGCCTGAGATACGACCTGATTAAGAACGG CTGTGCCAATCCTGTCGACCCAACGGTGAGGGTGGAAGGAAACGGAGAGGGAACCTCCAACCGCTTCTCCTTCAACATGTTCCAGTTCTCTGGGAGGTCCGGGAACATCTACATGCACTGCAAACTGCAGCTGTGCGTCAAGGAGGGCAACAGCTGCATCCCG CAGAAATGTAACGGGGCTCGGAGACGCAGATCCATCAGGTCCAGAACTGGATCCCCAGCACTCATCAGCATGGTTTGGACCGACTAG
- the cnga1b gene encoding cyclic nucleotide-gated channel rod photoreceptor subunit alpha, protein MAKVAPLIPRHASGLNPPTIVLQDTEEEEPGDVTEGLRRTQRCGPGALFNVNNSNNNEEEEEEEEKQRKKKEKKEKKEKREKEKQEKRERKEQKQKEKEEKEKEKQKEKEKLEKEKKAKEEAAKEITVIDPAGNTYYYWLLIITIPVMYNWTLIIARACFEELQTDYLVMWFIVDFICDVIYVLDMIFRTRTGYLEQGLLVKDEQKLRERYMKTLQFKLDMVSMIPTDIMYLVLGVTYPEIRLNKLLRFNRMMEFFQRTETRTNYPNALRISNLVMYILIIIHWNACLYYSFSKAIGFGSDRFVYPDPADPEFGRLVRKYAYSMYWSTLTLTTIGETPPPVENSEYFFVVTDFLVGVLIFATIVGNVGSMITNMNAARADFQARIDAIKQYMSFRKVTKDLEKRVIKWFDFLWTNKKAVDEREVLKYLPDKLRAEIAINVHLDTLKKVRIFADCEAGLLVELVLKLQPQVFSPGDYICKKGDIGREMYIIKEGKLAVVADDGVTQFVVLSEGSYFGEISILAIKGSKAGNRRTANIRSIGYSDLFCLSKDDLMEALTEYPDAKALLEEKGRQILMKDGLLDLEVAAQGPDPKEIEEKVDRMTSNLDTLQTQYARLLAEHEATHSKLKHRVTRLEKKLAPPREDAPGDAPPPPTPETTKEEEKK, encoded by the exons ATGGCTAAAGTAGCGCCACTAATCCCTCGCCACGCATCCGGGCTAAATCCCCCCACCATCGTGCTCCAGGacacggaggaggaggagccagGTGACGTCACAGAGGGGCTCAG AAGAACCCAGAGGTGTGGACCAGGAGCGCTGTTCAACgtcaacaacagcaacaacaacgaggaggaggaggagga ggaggagaagcagaggaaaaagaaggagaagaaagagaaaaaggagaagagAGA AAAAGAGAAGCAGGAGAAACGGGAGAGGAAGGAGCAGAAgcagaaggagaaggaggagaaggagaaggagaagcAGAAGGAAAAGGAGAAGCTGGAAAAAGAGAAGAAGGCCAAGGAGGAGGC GGCTAAAGAGATCACAGTGATCGACCCGGCCGGGAACACTTACTACTACTGGCTGCTCATCATCACCATCCCTGTCATGTACAACTGGACCCTGATCATAGCCAG GGCCTGctttgaggagctgcagaccgACTATCTGGTCATGTGGTTCATTGTGGACTTTATCTGTGACGTCATCTATGTTCTGGACATGATTTTCAGAACCAGGACAG GTTACCTGGAGCAGGGTTTGCTGGTCAAAGACGAGCAGAAACTACGCGAGCGTTACATGAAAACCTTACAGTTCAAGCTGGATATGGTCTCCATGATTCCCACCGACATCATGTACCTCGTTCTTGGTGTCACTTACCCTGAGATCCGCCTCAACAAGCTACTAAGATTCAACAG GATGATGGAGTTCTTTCAGCGGACTGAGACCAGAACAAATTACCCCAATGCGCTGCGTATCTCCAACCTTGTGATgtacatcctcatcatcatccacTGGAACGCCTGCCTCTACTACTCCTTCTCCAAGGCGATTG GTTTTGGTTCTGACAGGTTTGTGTATCCGGACCCGGCGGATCCAGAGTTTGGTCGTCTGGTCCGGAAGTACGCCTACAGTATGTACTGGTCCACGCTAACGCTCACCACCATTGGAGAAACGCCGCCCCCTGTGGAGAACTCGGAGTACTTCTTCGTTGTGACGGACTTCCTG GTGGGTGTGCTGATCTTTGCCACCATCGTCGGTAACGTCGGCTCGATGATCACCAACATGAACGCCGCCAGGGCCGACTTCCAGGCCCGCATCGACGCCATCAAACAGTACATGAGCTTCCGAAAG GTCACCAAAGACCTGGAGAAGCGAGTGATCAAGTGGTTTGACTTCCTGTGGACCAACAAGAAAGCTGTGGACGAGAGGGAGGTTCTGAAGTACCTACCGGACAAACTGAGAGCAGAGATCGCCATCAACGTGCACCTGGACACCCTGAAGAAG GTCCGGATCTTTGCGGACTGCGAGGCCGGCCTGCTGGTGGAGTTGGTGCTGAAGCTGCAGCCGCAGGTCTTCAGTCCAGGAGACTACATCTGCAAGAAGGGTGACATCGGCAGAGAGATGTACATCATCAAGGAGGGAAAGCTGGCTGTGGTCGCTGATGACGGCGTCACGCAGTTCGTTGTCCTGAGCGAGGGAAGTTACTTCGGGGAGATCAGCATCCTGGCCATCAAAG GAAGTAAGGCAGGAAACAGGAGGACGGCGAACATCAGGAGCATCGGGTACTCCGACCTCTTCTGCCTTTCCAAAGACGACCTGATGGAGGCGCTGACGGAGTATCCTGACGCCAAAGCGCTGCTGGAGGAGAAGGGGCGCCAGATCCTGATGAAGGACGGACTGCTGGATCTGGAG GTGGCAGCGCAGGGCCCGGACCCCAAGGAGATCGAGGAGAAGGTGGACCGCATGACGAGCAACCTGGACACGCTGCAGACGCAGTACGCCCGGCTGCTGGCGGAGCACGAAGCCACCCACAGCAAGCTCAAACACAGGGTCACCCGCCTGGAGAAGAAGCTGGCCCCGCCCAGGGAGGACGCACCTGGAGATGCCCCGCCCCCTCCCACACCCGAGACCACCaaagaagaggagaagaagTAG